The Archocentrus centrarchus isolate MPI-CPG fArcCen1 chromosome 3, fArcCen1, whole genome shotgun sequence sequence ccagagcccaaaCCTCAACactactgaagcagtgtgggatcgtGTTgacagaatggaacaaaaggcagccaacatccaaagaagagattTTAATGTCCTTCGagcagcctggagaactattcctgaaggctattaaagaaattagaagcaAGCTGattaagagagttcaggctgtgttgaagaaaaaaGGTAGtcacaaatattgacttttaagctCCTTAGAATTGTGCAAACACTATTTTTTGCCTTACAtactatatttccatgtatgtttgcacatgtttcagcaAATCACTGCATCCATTTTCCACTTTCCCAGCAAAACACTTAGAAATGAGgcatggctcaagacttttgcacagtactttgTTTTCATAATTCTTAGCTATGTGATGATAATACATAAGAAGCACCAGCTGCAGCAACAACACCTTAACAAGTACTTGAGGCCACACAGCACGTACAGCTCTGCAGTGAGTGATGATGGATTATCTTAAGATGCTGGAGTTTTCATGTTAGTGCTACATTgttctctgtggagttttcaGTTAAGTGAGTGAAGTATACTAAGTGCTGCTGAATACAGTGAGGGAGCTTGTACATAGGAGACACATTAGAACCACAGTTGGCACCACACTGAAAGGACAATACAGGATAGTACAGTACAGAATAATACAGTACATAGATGGTGATTATACACATATAACACTGACACAGTAAACAGGAGAGGATGTGGTCGAGACATGGAGGTGAGAAAGAACAAGGCAGAGACGCGTTGACCTATGTCAGCCCAATTTCTTCTAAAACACTCCGTGGTGCCTCAGCCTCCtgcagaagaacagaaagatAAGTGTTCCTTAAAGCTGTTCTGCCAGGTTGTTCAGTATCCCTTTTAAACATAATTAATAGTACATGAGTCATAATTGCTAGCTGTTATATCTGAGATGGGAACACGGGGGCTTTGCAGTTACAGGCCTGCAGTCAGTCGTTCTGTTACAACAATAGCGCTGCATGCTTTGctataaataaatcacagagcACTGAATCTGTCTGCTGCAAACAACCACCTAGACAGAACTTGCTTTAGCGCACTGGCACAAGGGACAGAAAGAAGTGTTAATCAAGTCCTGCAGGCTAAGAATAAACATGATAGCAGGTGCAGACGGGCACAAGGTGCAAAAAATGCTACATCAACATCTTCCGTCTACTCTTCTACTTTTACTCTTCTGTTTGGTTCAACGCTTTCATTGCTGAGTAAAATTTATCCTATTTTCACAAAGTCAGAGCTCCAGCAACTGACAGAAAATTACTCTGAATTATGGCaactgtttcattttgacaGGAATTATGCAATAAATTTTTTTGGTTTCACTTATCAAATGTGAAGGACTAACTTTCTTTGTCTTACTTGGCAGTAAGTATAACACCTTTGGGTTTTGGACCACTGGTAGAccgaaaaaacccaacaaaaaaaaaaaaaacaccaaaatcgGCCAGTTAATCAACACTGAAGTTATTACCTCCCACATATTCTAACCCCTGTTATTGTGAGAGTGGTTAGTAGTTAAATGGATTTATCGATCTGCTGAAGAACAACTGCGTGTACCTCCTGCAGCAGGTCGGCCTGCTCGATGGCCTTCAGCACATTTTTCTTGGACGTCTCCTGGGCCTCTCCACCCAGCAGGAACTCATCCAGGATGAAGTAGGCCTTCTCAAAGTTGAAGATAATATCCAGCTCACACACCTGAGAGTccacaaaacaacaaataagaGCAGATTAGACGCGATACTATCCCAAATGAAAACCTTGAATAACATTTAACAGATTTTCCCTCAACAGCACTTTATGTGTGTGATGTTTACTAGACTTACACTGCCAAAATATTTGTCCAGCAGCTCCACATATCTGTGGATGATCTCAAGCGTGATCAGCTCATTATCCTGATCCTCGACTGCACAGCAGAAATACAGGCTTGCATATCTAGTacatgaagaaagaagaaatgtaAGACATCAATATTTGTGACTGGCGGTATTAAGCAATCTATTATCACTGTTCTGGATACATTTGGTCATATAAACCAATCACTAAAAGAACACAGACACTCAGTTAAAATGTCTAATGACTACAGCAAGTATCTGCAGGGCATTTAACAATGGAATATCTTAGCATTTATTCAGTCAGGCATTAATGCTGAGATAACACACTCACtggtcaccttttttttttttggtacagctgttaaactgctccTTAATACaaatctactgggattttcccatacAGCCATCCCTTGAACTTtgaaacagagactacagcagcagaagaccacactggatgacactcctatcagctaagaacagcaaattgaggctacaattcacacagacaAAGTTGGACAatagaaaattggaaaaatgttgcctggtctgacgaGTCTCAATTTTTGTTGCAACATTTGGgtggcagggtcagaatttggtgtaaacaacattcTGATCCTGCCATATATcctgtgggggatattttcttggcaaatTTTGGGACCCTCAGTACCAGGTGAGCATCGCTTAAATGCTGCAGCCTAGTTttgctgctgaccatgcccatccctttatgacccatcttctgatggctgcctcCAGCAGGATAAAGCTCAAAGTCAAAGCTCGAATCATCTCGAACTTCTTTAACATGACaataagttcactgtactcaaatggcctccacagtcaccatgtCTCAATcgaatagagcacctttgggatttgggatgtggtggaatgggagattctcaTCAAGGATgcgcagccgacaaatctgtgtgatgccatcatgtcaatacGGATCAAAATCTCTGTGGAATGTTTCCAGtgccttgttgaatctgtgccacaaaaaatgacggcagctctgaaggcaaaaggggtccaaACTGGTACTCGCAAGATGTAACTAATGAATTGGTGTATATATGTGAGTATATATTGTATGTGTACAATATAATATGCAGCACTGCACCATCATCTGGCTGaactgttgtttgttttttctcgaTAAAGTGGAAAATTATATTACTTATGTCCATGACAAATCAGGCATTCTTCCAGTTTACTCTACTGTCCTCCATTGTTCAGCAGTTATTTGAAAGGAGGTGTTTCTGGCTTCCACATCACACCAGAAGGTGAGATCTAAATGCCAGAAATCTCAGTGCCTGACAAAATAATCACTGAATCATCAGCTCTCATTAACCACCCCAACAAACCACCACAGATTCACGAGTGATGTAATGCACAAAACAATAATACATCCTATTGCTAAGATCATACTCTGACCTAAGAAATTACACAACAGCCAGAGTTCAGCTTATATAGACCATTGTGAAATATTTACAGGTTTAGCATAAATGCCAAAAGTCCTTTTGCTGTCTGTTTCTGAGGGTTTCACCCGCACCACAGTCATCATCAACTTGGAACCTGAAACTACACAGTCTCTTCCTCATAAGCTTCTGTTGTCAGGtgaccagattttttttatatacaagtTAAAACAACTTCTCCATAAGCCAACCCCATCTACTGTTGAGATGCAGACTGAAGCAAGGAAAAAGCTAATATGTGCACCTGGAGCCAGCCCTAACATTATAACATCATAAGGGCCGTAATACTTTATAATAAGAAACTGGTTGGAAGCTTTGGTAGGACTGACTTGGTTTcagataattaaaataaatgatcaaCTTATAATCAATAAtcagattggggggggggggggggggggacaacacTGAAGACTAAGGAACTGAGATTCAAGTTTTTGTTGAAAGCCTAGTTGAGATAACAAGGAAAACACTGAGAGATTAGGTTTTATTTGCTGTTTACAGCTCTTTGCTGTGGTCTCATTAAATGCCAGCAGAGCAGCTTCACCTACAACAGCAGATTCTGTGAGTGTGTATCTAAGAGGAGCAGTCTCATTAATTGTAACTAATAATTACTGGCTACAGAAACAGGATAGTGGTAAATCACAGTCTCTACTTCTCTACACTTCAGACAGATCAGCTGACAAACACAGTGTCCTGAAATCCATCACAGCTGTCAGGACATTTTTATTGTACTGCCAGCAAGGGCGGACAGCCATTCAGGAGCAGTCGGATGAGGGCTATTTTGGCCTGACATGAACAGTACATTTGACCAGCTATAATACAGCCAGCAGGAATGAGTTGACACTCCACATATCAGGCGCCACTATTTCACCTTCGCAGAACTGACTCCAGCCCATAGGTGCCAAAAATGGATCTCTCTCAATCTTGGCACTGTATCCCGATTTCTCTAATGaattattgtttcagtttactaatgtcacaaatatttttcacatcaaattttgtattttttttctctttttctgccttTATCCAAATCCCATCTTGTAGTTTACTGATTTCTGCTTCAAAATATGGCATCAGGTAGTTTAGTGCTGTTTGAGGTAGCAGGGCAGGAGGGTGAGGGAGTCTAATTAACACAGGTGGTTTGTGTTGGGCACGCTCTCCTTTATGTGCAGTAATGTACTGGAACGCACATCTTAAAGGAAGACACAATGAAAGGGAGCAGAAGTGCGCTCCTACCAGCTGGGCATTTAGAGGAGCACACAGATCGCTTTAATTCCTCTCCCTACTCCTGCACATACTCTTCTCTGTCCTGAAGAGAACCCACAATTCGCAGACTCATCTTCTACACcatcaccacaaaaaaaaaaaaaaaaatcataaaaaacatatttctgaACTCAAATGaatcaataaaaatgattttgcagAAAACAAATATCTGAGCTAATAAGCTTTGGTGAATCCGTTAGGCCCTTATTGTGTTGTTGGATTTCAAGATTTCATCCTAATCTCACCTAGGGCAGCTAAAGCTGAGTGTAAATCccacctgaaaaaaaattatggacTGCAGAGATATCACAACCCAGTACTTAAACTTGTATTATTCGCCTACCTTTTGTACACAATCTTGAGGTCTCGCCACTCCAAGAAGCTGCACATCTTGGGCTTCCTGGCCAGTATAGTCTGGACCAGATCTCTGGagatcttcttcctctccttgtCTGACAGAGGAACATACCACTTCTGCAGCCGCAGCTTTCCCTGCCGACTGAACAACAGCATGAACTGCATCTGCGGGAGGAAGTTCGGTTATCCACAAGCGAGATAAACACCTATTAACTGAAGGTGTTTGAGAGAAGGATTTATTTAAAgcagagaggaagatgaggagaaaTTAAAGAGCTAGGTGGTGAGGATATAATCAGCAAGACTGGCAACTACTGAATAACACGTCGGCATGGCATAAAACTTTGATTCATGCAGCTCATTTAGTTACAATAAGAAGAGACGTCCAAACAGGAAATACACGCACTCATGACAAGGATAACACGACCTAGCTATCCGTTAAACATGTATCTCTAACCTGAAATATTTTACATCGATGAGGTTTTAGTACGAAGTTGCATTAGCTAATATCAGCTAATCTTACTAATAGTCACATAATAATATCAACAACACGCCTCGTGTCATTTGCGCCCCCCTCCTGCGACGGTTTTATAGCTACAGCATGCACAAGAAGTAAACACGACTCTTTACCTTCGACCAAAGCGTTGAGATAGTCACTTGGGCGACTGCTAACTTTAATATATCCtggcaaaacacaaacaaagggaGTGAAGGAGGTACTTCTGTGTTTCTGGGGTTAGCCCCTCATCCAGCTTGATGCTAAACTAGCTAGCCGATGGTAGTTAATGGCAAAGCAACGATTGAGACTGCTGCGCCGTGATTGGTCGAAAAAGCCACAGC is a genomic window containing:
- the LOC115774935 gene encoding AP-1 complex subunit sigma-2-like, yielding MQFMLLFSRQGKLRLQKWYVPLSDKERKKISRDLVQTILARKPKMCSFLEWRDLKIVYKRYASLYFCCAVEDQDNELITLEIIHRYVELLDKYFGSVCELDIIFNFEKAYFILDEFLLGGEAQETSKKNVLKAIEQADLLQEEAEAPRSVLEEIGLT